A section of the Prevotella melaninogenica genome encodes:
- a CDS encoding DNA cytosine methyltransferase: MNVVDIFSGVGGLSVGFEKAGFNVVLANEIDEQIAQSYKKNHTHTIMVNEDIRSFVDHFDDSISKATERLNSSCKEKLYQELHDVNVVIGGPPCQGFSMAGSRIRKTSEFIDDPRNFLFRYYFKIIQKFEPQYFVFENVVGILSSKNGEILETIKSIFEDDSNFKNGRYYLHIKVFKAEEYGVPQQRRRVIILGTKFDFDLDRELKLMRESLPTELQSVFNRRETIRDAIFDLKDIATDGSSSVPNHVSSKHNGIALRRMKQIIANENWQSLDEEIHSVHSGAYGRMDWDKPSMTITTRFDTPSGGRFTHPDLDRTLTAREAARIQTFPDDFIFSGSKTSICKQIGNAVPPRLAEFLAHFILYLNSKYNVNENK, encoded by the coding sequence ATGAATGTAGTAGATATATTTTCTGGGGTCGGTGGCTTGTCGGTAGGTTTCGAGAAGGCAGGATTTAATGTAGTTCTTGCTAATGAAATTGATGAACAGATAGCACAGTCCTATAAAAAAAACCATACACACACGATAATGGTAAACGAAGATATACGTTCTTTTGTCGACCATTTCGATGACAGTATATCAAAAGCAACAGAAAGACTTAATTCCAGCTGTAAAGAAAAACTTTACCAAGAACTTCATGATGTCAATGTGGTTATTGGTGGTCCTCCATGTCAAGGCTTTTCTATGGCAGGAAGTCGTATTAGGAAAACATCAGAGTTCATTGATGACCCTCGTAATTTCCTTTTCCGCTATTACTTTAAGATAATACAAAAATTTGAGCCTCAATATTTTGTATTTGAAAATGTTGTTGGAATACTGAGCAGCAAGAATGGTGAGATTCTTGAAACGATAAAGAGTATCTTCGAAGATGACAGTAATTTCAAGAATGGTCGATACTACTTACATATAAAAGTATTTAAGGCTGAGGAATATGGAGTTCCTCAGCAACGTCGTCGTGTTATTATCTTGGGTACAAAATTTGATTTTGACCTTGATAGGGAATTAAAATTGATGCGGGAGAGTTTGCCAACAGAATTGCAAAGTGTTTTCAATAGAAGGGAAACAATTAGAGATGCTATCTTTGATTTGAAAGACATTGCTACCGATGGTAGCAGTTCTGTACCTAATCATGTTTCTTCAAAACATAATGGTATAGCTTTAAGAAGAATGAAACAAATTATAGCTAACGAAAACTGGCAAAGCCTTGATGAAGAGATACACTCTGTTCATAGTGGAGCATATGGGCGAATGGACTGGGATAAGCCTTCAATGACAATAACAACACGGTTTGACACCCCTTCTGGAGGACGTTTTACCCATCCCGATTTAGACCGAACACTTACAGCAAGAGAAGCTGCACGAATACAAACTTTCCCTGATGATTTTATATTTTCGGGGTCAAAGACAAGTATTTGTAAACAAATTGGAAATGCTGTTCCACCAAGACTAGCTGAGTTCCTTGCTCATTTTATATTATATTTAAATAGTAAGTATAACGTCAATGAGAATAAGTGA
- a CDS encoding McrB family protein — protein MRISDIKKVEIASADKMDYVWYITKQNQLFADLCYMSHILEDWNNNEFENYESFFNRNKTKQEYGSLSENTPHRATINCVPAGLLTTNDPYDSDNLTPLYYSIKERCNANFANTQSYQDLINNQLQSFVLRVNNNNMNPLLFLLKILLQVGDATGEYKITINEFKLFVATTSLWKDYFKVTDSILRYREDSVYKNECDNARTQSVQDVRIQKFLANHEFIEIEGKELVLHDQFVMRARKLVANFEINGTTTERSGLTYYVNGKDATLNKDVVSYLSAIRTKPFLLLAGISGTGKSRIVKEMAYASCPDEGDLRKDKTSPGNYCLVEVKPNWNDSTELLGYETVLDGGNYHLTKFVKFLIRAMQHENVPFFVCLDEMNLAAVEQYFAEFLSILESRKDVDGTIKSEPLIPAAIFNKYDNKLLKELFLSKEKQEKGTGYPIVDEELAPYSNATYEILREEGLRIPRNLIVIGTVNMDDTTYQFSRKVIDRAMTIEMNEVNLNDMFDIEKPDALSYREDVVDKGWFFAPFAQSNNALQQMNNDERELLAEKIKATIGQTEADGTTTPGSLETILGKTPFRIAYRVVNELILHFYALRMEDKDAEFEELYNKALDNILMMKVLPRIEGNEDLVKEPLAQLATWTEVAYPKANAKIVEMRERLERSHFTSFWP, from the coding sequence ATGAGAATAAGTGATATAAAAAAAGTAGAAATAGCATCTGCTGACAAGATGGATTATGTTTGGTACATAACCAAGCAGAATCAATTGTTTGCTGATTTGTGCTATATGTCGCACATTTTGGAAGATTGGAATAACAATGAGTTTGAAAACTACGAATCATTTTTTAATCGCAACAAGACAAAACAAGAATATGGCTCTCTGAGTGAAAATACACCGCACAGAGCCACAATTAATTGTGTTCCTGCGGGATTGTTGACAACCAATGACCCATATGATTCAGACAATCTAACTCCATTATATTATTCTATTAAAGAAAGATGTAATGCAAATTTTGCTAACACGCAATCGTACCAAGACCTCATCAATAATCAGTTGCAATCATTTGTATTAAGAGTAAATAATAACAATATGAATCCATTATTGTTCCTTTTGAAAATACTCCTTCAGGTTGGAGATGCCACAGGAGAATACAAAATCACTATAAACGAATTTAAGTTGTTCGTAGCGACAACTTCTCTTTGGAAAGACTATTTCAAAGTGACAGACTCTATTCTAAGATATAGAGAAGATAGCGTTTATAAGAATGAATGTGATAACGCACGAACTCAGTCGGTTCAAGACGTTCGCATACAAAAGTTTTTAGCGAACCATGAGTTTATTGAGATAGAAGGCAAAGAGTTGGTTTTGCACGATCAATTTGTTATGCGTGCTCGTAAATTGGTTGCAAACTTCGAAATAAATGGCACAACAACGGAACGAAGTGGATTGACATATTATGTGAATGGAAAAGATGCTACTCTTAACAAGGATGTTGTTTCATATCTTTCAGCCATCCGCACGAAACCTTTCTTGCTCCTCGCTGGTATCTCAGGTACAGGCAAGAGCCGCATTGTAAAGGAAATGGCATACGCCAGCTGCCCCGACGAGGGCGACCTGCGCAAGGATAAGACGTCGCCTGGCAACTACTGCCTTGTAGAGGTGAAACCAAACTGGAACGACTCCACTGAACTGCTCGGTTATGAAACCGTACTTGACGGTGGTAATTACCACCTGACAAAGTTCGTGAAGTTTCTCATTAGAGCCATGCAACACGAGAATGTACCATTCTTCGTGTGCCTTGATGAAATGAATCTTGCAGCTGTTGAGCAGTACTTCGCCGAGTTCCTGAGCATATTGGAAAGCCGCAAGGATGTGGACGGAACTATCAAGAGCGAACCACTTATTCCTGCTGCTATCTTTAATAAGTATGACAACAAGTTGCTCAAAGAGTTGTTCCTTTCAAAAGAGAAACAGGAGAAAGGCACAGGCTACCCTATTGTCGATGAGGAGTTAGCTCCATATAGCAATGCCACTTACGAAATTCTTAGAGAGGAAGGTCTGCGCATTCCTCGCAATCTTATTGTGATCGGCACAGTAAACATGGACGATACCACCTACCAGTTCAGCCGTAAGGTGATAGACCGCGCCATGACCATTGAGATGAACGAGGTGAACCTAAACGATATGTTTGACATAGAGAAGCCTGACGCACTCAGCTATCGTGAAGACGTTGTGGATAAGGGTTGGTTTTTCGCTCCATTTGCGCAGAGCAATAACGCACTGCAGCAAATGAACAACGACGAGCGTGAACTGCTTGCAGAGAAGATTAAGGCAACCATCGGACAAACCGAAGCCGACGGCACAACAACGCCCGGCAGCCTTGAAACTATCCTCGGCAAGACCCCTTTCCGTATCGCTTACCGTGTAGTAAACGAGTTGATACTCCACTTCTACGCTCTGCGCATGGAGGACAAGGACGCTGAGTTTGAGGAACTCTACAACAAGGCACTTGACAATATTCTGATGATGAAAGTGCTGCCACGCATTGAGGGTAATGAAGACTTGGTGAAAGAGCCATTGGCACAATTGGCAACATGGACGGAGGTAGCATACCCCAAAGCCAACGCTAAGATTGTAGAAATGCGTGAACGCCTCGAACGATCTCACTTCACCAGTTTCTGGCCATAA